A single genomic interval of Streptomyces sp. NBC_00663 harbors:
- a CDS encoding STAS domain-containing protein — protein sequence MSVAQNPLSVEVTLLRDDVALFTVQGYLDVDTATEFRHHLANQLHHGRRHFLLDLTQVPFMDSSGMNIILRVYQEARNLPGSVHIISPQPAVRRILDLTGVSLTVPVSESVEQALDLVDHPQPQSQP from the coding sequence GTGTCCGTGGCCCAGAACCCCTTGTCCGTCGAGGTCACTCTGTTGCGTGACGACGTGGCCCTGTTCACGGTGCAGGGCTACTTGGACGTCGACACCGCGACGGAGTTCCGTCACCATCTGGCCAACCAACTGCACCACGGTCGACGCCACTTCCTGCTCGACCTCACCCAGGTTCCGTTCATGGACTCGTCCGGTATGAACATCATCCTTCGCGTCTATCAGGAGGCCCGGAACCTGCCCGGCAGCGTGCACATCATCTCGCCGCAGCCCGCCGTACGCCGGATTCTCGACCTCACCGGCGTGAGCCTCACGGTCCCGGTGTCGGAGAGCGTCGAGCAGGCACTGGACCTGGTGGATCACCCGCAGCCGCAGTCACAGCCCTGA
- a CDS encoding ATP-binding protein, with product MTTEHRWQGSAASGSTPEQATRYRGELHDVTNARLDTERFLDDLTGVAPPTAPEHWDDILLVVNELAANAVQYAPGPFEVRLRKTFDGVHVVVHDTSSTPPAPRPFRRDGGGGVGWYLVQSLGSQVSVVTRPDGKDVHVFLPW from the coding sequence ATGACGACCGAGCACCGCTGGCAAGGGAGTGCGGCGTCCGGGAGCACCCCGGAGCAAGCCACGCGTTACCGGGGTGAGCTGCATGATGTGACGAACGCCCGACTCGACACCGAGCGCTTTCTCGACGATCTGACGGGGGTGGCGCCGCCGACCGCACCGGAACACTGGGACGACATCCTCCTGGTCGTCAACGAACTGGCCGCGAACGCGGTCCAGTACGCGCCGGGGCCCTTCGAGGTCCGTCTGCGCAAGACCTTCGACGGCGTTCACGTCGTCGTCCACGACACGAGCAGCACACCGCCCGCACCACGCCCCTTCCGTCGTGACGGGGGCGGCGGGGTCGGCTGGTATCTGGTCCAGTCCCTGGGCAGCCAGGTCAGTGTCGTCACGCGGCCGGACGGGAAGGACGTGCATGTCTTTCTGCCCTGGTGA
- a CDS encoding ATP-binding protein, which yields MSRSDRTATVTTAAAARDHARSVVREQWDTATRTAREEDVVDLLLVVSELVSNALRHGDGLAAFEATATPDGVRLAVHDHSDVVPDVVHGCGTLPLAGHGQGYGWPIIIRLARDIVVRRRPGGGKTISVLVPLRSRP from the coding sequence GTGAGCCGGTCCGACCGCACGGCCACGGTGACGACCGCGGCGGCGGCACGGGACCACGCGCGTTCGGTCGTACGGGAACAGTGGGACACGGCAACCCGCACGGCGCGGGAGGAGGACGTCGTCGACCTGCTGCTCGTCGTCTCCGAACTCGTCAGCAACGCCCTGCGGCACGGTGACGGCCTGGCCGCGTTCGAGGCCACCGCCACCCCGGACGGCGTCCGGCTGGCGGTCCACGACCACAGCGACGTGGTCCCCGACGTCGTCCACGGTTGCGGCACCCTCCCCCTGGCGGGACACGGACAGGGCTACGGCTGGCCGATCATCATCCGCCTGGCGCGTGACATCGTCGTGCGGCGACGCCCCGGCGGCGGCAAGACGATCAGTGTGCTGGTCCCGCTGCGTAGCCGGCCCTAG
- a CDS encoding SpoIIE family protein phosphatase yields the protein MSRPTQPPDPAGAGTGEQPADVLATAGEAPLGRSATTLPAARGSEDTPTDAADGSDARVSPVGRLATTVERLRREVRDAQAEADGRALIELAKGILVERLRCGPAQAARQLAELTEQAGVTPLEFAVEVINQASRDRLSEVTTAFLAATEGGAHAAGTASPGSSAVELRSAESAALAARDAQTVADSLLAHALAPLGAVAVAIWALGADGSLSLAGSAGFSPAEAGRWRHVPPGVATVARRGLAVRTGHWIGSLSHTGLPSVGQHQFPDGGRVAMPAGAAGRIHGVLEIVWPAPLEPQPPQIARQIEALAELCAHTLETYALRRPDGGPRVLPDAAELVDLADGLHDPALVLVPHVDAGGELVDFRIHHVNARFLDPAGRPRGVVNGALLLEAYPMAAGDGGLFEQVERVQATGEPFRAQRMRLTALVGDVPLAAVADINISRHGGSVLLIWRIEDETARLANLLQHAQRLGRIGGFEENLLTAEITWNGQLYHLYGQPASLGPVPLAELPAHAHPDDAVAIGRFLRTLLHHHRPAATAFRLQRPDGVTRHLRVAAEPVLDSDGRLHVVRGAYQDISAHHWTEVALAATRDQLAHTEQQASERHRLTLQLQHAIMPPAQAPLEAPGLRVAVRYRPAETEQLVGGDWYDAVVLPSGLILLCVGDVAGHGIEAATSMVVLRNALRGLAVTGAGPGQLLSWLNMVAHHLTGAVTATAVCGLYDPERRSLRWARAGHLPPVLVRGGEATALPLVKGLLLGAVPEAVYEEREMQLAVDDTLLMYTDGLIERRDRPVEESLTHLLTTARTLQPALEQRLDHLLTHSRSDTDDDTCVVGIQVT from the coding sequence GTGAGCCGACCGACCCAGCCCCCCGACCCCGCGGGCGCCGGCACGGGCGAGCAACCCGCCGACGTCCTCGCGACCGCCGGTGAAGCGCCCCTCGGGCGGTCAGCCACCACCCTGCCCGCCGCCCGCGGCAGCGAGGACACGCCGACGGACGCGGCCGACGGCTCGGACGCCCGGGTCTCTCCCGTCGGACGGCTCGCGACGACCGTGGAACGGCTGCGGCGCGAGGTCCGCGACGCACAGGCGGAAGCGGACGGGCGGGCTCTGATCGAACTGGCCAAGGGCATCCTCGTCGAGCGCCTGCGGTGCGGCCCGGCGCAGGCCGCACGCCAGTTGGCCGAGCTGACCGAGCAAGCGGGCGTGACACCGCTGGAGTTCGCCGTCGAGGTGATCAACCAGGCCTCCCGCGACCGGCTCTCCGAAGTGACGACCGCCTTCCTCGCGGCCACCGAGGGAGGGGCCCACGCCGCCGGCACCGCGAGCCCGGGCTCGTCCGCGGTCGAACTGCGCTCCGCGGAGAGCGCCGCACTCGCCGCCCGGGACGCGCAGACGGTCGCCGACTCCCTGCTCGCCCACGCGCTGGCCCCGCTGGGCGCGGTGGCCGTGGCCATCTGGGCCCTGGGCGCGGACGGTTCCCTCAGCCTCGCGGGCAGCGCGGGATTCTCGCCCGCGGAGGCGGGGCGCTGGCGGCACGTGCCGCCGGGTGTGGCCACCGTGGCCCGCCGCGGTCTGGCCGTGCGCACGGGCCATTGGATCGGCTCCCTGTCCCACACCGGTCTGCCCTCCGTGGGCCAGCACCAGTTCCCCGACGGCGGCCGGGTCGCCATGCCGGCCGGCGCCGCGGGCCGTATCCACGGAGTCCTGGAGATCGTCTGGCCGGCCCCGCTGGAACCCCAGCCCCCGCAGATCGCCCGGCAGATCGAGGCTCTGGCGGAGCTGTGCGCCCACACCCTGGAGACGTACGCCCTGCGCCGCCCGGACGGCGGCCCGCGTGTCCTGCCCGACGCCGCCGAGCTGGTGGACCTGGCCGACGGGCTCCACGATCCCGCCCTGGTCCTCGTGCCGCACGTCGACGCGGGCGGGGAACTCGTCGACTTCCGCATCCACCACGTCAACGCCCGTTTCCTGGACCCCGCGGGCCGGCCGCGAGGCGTCGTCAACGGAGCCCTGCTGCTGGAGGCGTACCCGATGGCCGCCGGCGACGGCGGACTGTTCGAGCAGGTCGAACGCGTGCAGGCCACCGGAGAGCCGTTCCGCGCCCAGCGGATGCGGCTCACCGCGCTGGTCGGCGATGTGCCGCTGGCCGCGGTCGCCGACATCAACATCAGCCGGCACGGCGGCAGTGTCCTGCTGATCTGGCGCATAGAGGACGAGACGGCACGCCTGGCGAACCTGCTCCAGCACGCCCAGCGGCTGGGCCGCATCGGCGGCTTCGAGGAGAACCTGCTGACCGCCGAGATCACCTGGAACGGCCAGCTCTACCACCTGTACGGCCAGCCGGCGTCGCTGGGCCCCGTCCCGCTGGCGGAGCTGCCGGCCCACGCCCATCCGGACGACGCGGTCGCCATCGGCCGTTTCCTGCGCACCCTGCTCCACCACCACCGGCCGGCCGCCACGGCCTTCCGTCTGCAACGGCCCGACGGGGTCACCCGCCATCTGCGCGTGGCCGCCGAGCCGGTCCTCGACTCCGACGGCCGGCTGCACGTCGTACGCGGCGCCTACCAGGACATCTCGGCCCACCACTGGACGGAGGTGGCGCTCGCCGCGACCCGTGACCAGCTCGCCCACACCGAGCAGCAGGCCAGCGAACGCCACCGGCTGACCCTTCAGCTGCAACACGCCATCATGCCGCCGGCGCAGGCCCCGCTGGAGGCACCCGGGCTGCGCGTCGCGGTGCGCTACCGGCCGGCCGAGACCGAGCAGTTGGTCGGCGGCGACTGGTACGACGCCGTGGTCCTGCCCTCCGGGCTGATCCTGCTGTGTGTGGGGGACGTCGCCGGCCACGGCATCGAGGCCGCCACCAGCATGGTCGTGCTGCGCAACGCGCTGCGCGGGCTCGCCGTCACCGGCGCCGGGCCGGGGCAGCTGCTGTCCTGGCTCAACATGGTCGCCCACCATCTGACCGGGGCCGTCACCGCCACCGCGGTCTGCGGCCTGTACGACCCCGAGCGCCGCAGCCTGCGCTGGGCCCGGGCGGGCCATCTGCCGCCGGTCCTGGTGCGCGGCGGCGAGGCGACCGCGCTGCCCCTGGTCAAGGGGCTGCTGCTCGGCGCCGTACCGGAGGCGGTGTACGAGGAACGGGAGATGCAGCTGGCTGTCGACGACACCCTGTTGATGTACACGGACGGTCTGATCGAACGACGTGACCGTCCTGTGGAGGAGTCCCTCACCCATCTGCTGACCACCGCGCGCACGCTTCAGCCCGCTCTCGAACAGCGGTTGGACCATCTGCTCACCCACAGCAGGTCCGACACCGACGACGACACCTGCGTCGTGGGTATCCAGGTGACCTAG
- a CDS encoding STAS domain-containing protein, producing the protein MGTRVTLSPGGYAATLTVDDDIDDRARPAIEGAATGLPPSVRRLTLDLARVDFVDSALLHLLLTVDGCVTGRGGLLRIVGLHRQPRRLLALAADVRPEANWKVYLGSPGPN; encoded by the coding sequence ATGGGCACCCGCGTCACTTTGAGTCCCGGCGGTTACGCCGCCACGCTGACCGTGGACGACGACATCGACGACCGTGCACGGCCCGCCATCGAAGGCGCGGCGACCGGGCTGCCGCCTTCTGTGCGCCGGCTCACCCTCGACCTCGCCCGCGTCGATTTCGTGGACTCGGCGCTGCTCCACCTCCTCCTCACGGTCGACGGTTGCGTCACCGGGCGCGGCGGCCTGCTGAGGATCGTCGGCCTGCACCGGCAGCCGCGCCGCCTGCTCGCCCTGGCCGCCGACGTACGGCCCGAGGCCAACTGGAAGGTGTACCTGGGCTCTCCCGGCCCGAACTGA